Proteins from a genomic interval of Coccinella septempunctata chromosome 2, icCocSept1.1, whole genome shotgun sequence:
- the LOC123307264 gene encoding uncharacterized protein LOC123307264 isoform X2, whose product MNSKRQILRANTTFNAYLLPETPKISGRLENFSMVRHLLLEDDMKEYWGFYLLKGSVVRVSTCVRWPGASLIVIRGHKHLHECAYIGDNSSEEADETEPKDDGPANKPEEMRRHRPEVQFLKQGESDAFASNKSLIDDFQEQTNDDVSDTEGDIKEILDNLQNKTRKAKKGDFKEAKSRHGHRNSTIDNEEKKNFNITAPSYSNITSEEVIEDILLKLEKLGAKSKNIMDKLNEKFNKTAKNAAKTKREIFVETARGLLQPTEEHENIAEEVLQPDGIADHRGRVVETATNDMSNSEFWSSFSSSEEALLSCTGLILNLPLTPHHRCLSDLTDEEAEETYLMNTIAYKVPMNAYYFFVFNSENEVQQNYLRVTFNIEKRVYDLSNSLASCSNVTQNCVLDLKFLSRQKVVLQLPQRDEEVDPNMEFVAESECEPRSMLYALFVIAVPVVFILFAFT is encoded by the exons ATGAATTCGAAG CGACAAATTCTTAGAGCGAACACAACTTTCAACGCTTATCTGCTTCCGGAAACTCCAAAAATTTCCGGGCGACTAGAGAACTTCTCCATGGTGCGACATCTGCTTCTCGAAGACGACATGAAGGAATATTGGGGTTTCTATCTGCTGAAAGGATCGGTGGTTAGGGTGTCCACTTGTGTTAG GTGGCCTGGAGCTTCCTTGATCGTTATCAGAGGACACAAGCATCTGCACGAATGCGCTTATATAGGAGACAATTCTTCAGAAGAGGCAGACGAGACAGAACCAAAAGATGATGGTCCTGCAAACAAGCCAGAGGAGATGCGACGTCATCGGCCAGAGGTACAATTTCTCAAACAAGGAGAATCTGACGCGTTTGCTTCCAATAAATCACTCATTGATGATTTTCAAGAGCAAACGAATGATGACGTTTCAGACACCGAAG GTGATATAAAGGAGATTTTGGACAACctacaaaataaaacgagaaaaGCAAAGAAGGGAGACTTCAAAGAGGCAAAAAGCAGACATGGTCATAGGAATTCGACAATTGACAATGAggagaagaaaaatttcaacattactGCTCCGTCATACAGCAATATAACTTCAGAAGAGGTGATCGAAGATATCCTCTTGAAATTAGAGAAACTCGGTGCCAAAAGCAAGAATATAATGGATAAACTGAACGAGAAATTTAACAAAACCGCAAAAAATGCTGCCAAAACTAAGCGTGAAATTTTCGTGGAAACTGCTCGTGGTTTACTTCAGCCTACGGAAGAACACGAAAACATTGCAGAAGAG GTCTTGCAGCCGGATGGTATAGCGGACCATCGGGGAAGAGTTGTTGAAACGGCAACCAATGATATGAGCAACAGCGAATTCTGGTCttcattttcaagttcagaagagGCTCTGCTCAGCTGTACAGGTCTGATTTTGAACCTACCGTTAACACCCCACCATAGGTGTTTATCGGACCTAACCGACGAAGAAGCGGAAGAAACTTATTTGATGAATACCATCGCTTACAA ggTTCCCATGAACGCCTACTACTTCTTCGTGTTCAACAGCGAAAATGAAGTACAGCAAAACTACCTCAGAGTTACTTTTAATATAGAAAAAAGGGTCTATGACCTGTCGAATTCCTTGGCTTCATGTTCAAACGTGACCCAGAACTGTGTACTCGACCTGAAGTTTCTTTCCAGACAAAAAGTGGTTTTGCAACTACCACAGCGTGATGAGGAGGTTGATCCGAATATGGAATTTGTCGCAGAATCTGAATGTGAACCCAGGTCTATGTTGTACGCATTGTTTGTAATCGCGGTACCGGTAGTATTTATTCTGTTTGCATTCACGTGA
- the LOC123306851 gene encoding TATA-box-binding protein, whose translation MDQMLPSPGFSIPSIGTPLHQPEEDQLILPNALQQQQQQQSVSQIPPLAPMNPGGLTPTLGLGMGMSLPQHNQTKYLPGFSHMSSIMGQTPQHSMMSPNVSASMPISNAGSTPTMGPATPAPMTPMTPHSADPGIVPQLQNIVSTVNLNCKLDLKKIALHARNAEYNPKRFAAVIMRIREPRTTALIFSSGKMVCTGAKSEEDSRLAARKYARIIQKLGFPAKFLDFKIQNMVGSCDVKFPIRLEGLVLTHSSFSSYEPELFPGLIYRMVKPRIVLLIFVSGKVVLTGAKVRREIYEAFDNIYPILKSFKKQ comes from the exons ATGGATCAAATGCTTCCGAGTCCAGGTTTCAGCATACCCAGTATAG GTACACCATTACATCAGCCAGAAGAAGATCAACTGATCTTGCCAAATGCCCTCCAACAGCAACAACAACAGCAATCCGTTTCACAAATTCCACCTTTGGCCCCAATGAATCCAGGAGGACTCACGCCAACATTGGGTTTAGGAATGGGAATGTCATTGCCCCAACATAATCAAACGAAGTATTTACCAGGATTTTCACATATGTCTAGTATAATGGGACAAACACCT CAACATAGCATGATGTCCCCTAATGTTAGTGCCAGTATGCCAATATCTAATGCTGGTTCCACACCTACAATGGGCCCAGCAACACCTGCACCTATGACTCCAATGACCCCTCATTCTGCAGATCCTGGTATAGTTCCACAATTACA GAATATAGTTTCGACAGTGAATCTTAACTGTAAGTTAGATTTGAAGAAGATAGCATTGCATGCTCGTAATGCTGAGTACAATCCAAAACGATTTGCTGCAGTGATAATGCGTATTCGTGAACCTCGTACAACTGCTCTGATATTTTCTTCTGGAAAAATGGTCTGCACAGGAGCTAAAAGTGAGGAAGATTCCCGATTAGCTGCTAGAAAGTATGCTCGTATCATacaaaaattgggatttccagcaaagtttttagatttcaaaattcaaaatatggtCGGAAGTTGTGATGTCAAGTTCCCTATTAGATTAGAAG gttTGGTTTTGACGCATAGTTCTTTCAGTTCATATGAGCCTGAATTATTTCCTGGTTTAATTTACCGTATGGTGAAACCAAGGATTGTACTTCTTATTTTTGTTTCTGGTAAAGTTGTTCTGACTGGTGCGAAAGTTAGGAGAGAAATTTATGAAGCCTTTGATAATATCTATCCTATTTTAAAAAGTTTCAAGAAGCAGTAA
- the LOC123308470 gene encoding transmembrane protein 209, translated as MDLSTTSISPNRKILKGSNSKALERSLLLKQNKNSLKRSIIWASVNISILFLVLYDLSQVCPLTTSYFEYVEYGVVAITILNVLYHITRILLISLRFEQIPVTIQQKKLLGIRDYDSNYKIINQLSPICNKGVETSPLQVSPLNVTLSSRFNSNSLNNSMNNWSGSYANESGNLSLSSSWTYKRGSSPVATSSLTPKQSPYRNRIFSDSYKTDPIMDENSLDEFLKEQEMFEKINRVQNQSSQSSNLLSSFWRHPITKNPKDSLVLSKCKYQLSPFSRDKNKSGSKLEDNMPNSTSGLEPWTKINVDIVALTQWNENLRKWISQTILERLVYEIDTVNKTLEKHGLNDIKIGEIGLDRLRKTADMVPVTHLIPSLKGLIAFMEVSPNQEYLEKRIRQLVKGGCMSDFSWNSGASHNGKPWNDSLPTDCAIIMHLLATYLDTQLMPLPSAPDIKPFSGYHYIRYNEKVPQLNDSTIFIHQVSEKPPHFRIIVGDRIYEMGKGYNNMFHSILFFLYHINKMGQGMIGRVNLGRAGVNMLWIIDQ; from the exons atggaTCTGTCTACAACCTCTATTTC acccaatagaaaaattctcaaagGATCGAATTCGAAAGCATTGGAGAGAAGTTTGCTATTGAAGCAGAATAAAAATTCCTTAAAAAGAAGTATAATATGGGCTAGCGTGAATATAAGCATTCTGTTTTTAGTTTTGTATGACTT ATCCCAAGTTTGCCCACTGACAACATCATATTTCGAGTATGTGGAGTATGGGGTGGTTGCTATAACAATTCTGAATGTTCTCTATCATATTACAAGAATTCTTCTAATTTCACTACGTTTTGAACAAATACCAGTTACAATTCAGCAAAAAAAACTACTAGGGATCAGAGATTATG ATAgtaattacaaaattataaatCAGTTGAGTCCTATTTGTAACAAAGGAGTTGAAACAAGTCCATTACAGGTATCACCCTTAAATGTTACATTATCTTCTAGATTCAACTCAAATTCCTTGAACAACTCAATGAATAACTGGTCCGGTTCTTATGCAAATGAAA gCGGAAATCTCTCCTTATCATCATCTTGGACATACAAAAGAGGAAGTTCGCCTGTTGCAACAAGCTCCTTAACTCCTAAACAATCTCCATATCGTAACAGGATATTTTCAGATAGTTATAAAACTGATCCAATAATGGATGAAAACTCTTTAGATGAATTCCTCAAAGAACAGGAgatgtttgaaaaaattaacagaGTTCAGAATCAATCCTCACAGTCAAGTAATCTTCTTAGTAGCTTCTGGAGGCATCCTATCACAAAAAATCCTAAAGATTCTTTGGTTCTTAGCAAGTGTAAATATCAACTCTCTCCTTTCTCTAGAG ATAAGAATAAATCTGGTTCCAAATTGGAGGACAATATGCCAAACTCTACTTCAGGACTAGAACCTTGGACTAAAATTAATGTTGATATTGTTGCTTTGACTCAGTGGAATGAAAATTTGAGAAAG TGGATTTCGCAGACAATTTTGGAACGATTAGTCTATGAGATTGACACTGTCAATAAAACGCTAGAAAAACATGGTTTGAATGATATTAAGATTGGTGAAATAGGATTGGACCGTCTTCGTAAGACAGCTGATATGGTTCCCGTTACACATCTAATACCATCTTTGAAGGGTCTGATTGCCTTCATGGAAGTTAGCCCAAATCAGGAATATCTTGAAAAAAGAATACGACAATTAGTTAAAGGTGGATGTATGAGTGATTTTAGTTGGAATTCTGGGGCTAGTCATAATGGAAAACCTTGGAATGATTCCCTTCCAACTGACTGTGCT ATCATAATGCATTTGTTGGCAACTTATTTAGACACCCAATTGATGCCGCTTCCTAGTGCACCTGATATAAAGCCGTTCAGTGGATATCACTACATCAGATACAATGAAAAGGTTCCCCAATTGAATGATTCTACGATTTTCATCCATCAAGTTTCTGAGAAACCTCCCCATTTTAGAATAATTGTAGGCGACAGAATTTATGAAATGGGAAAG GGTTACAACAATATGTTTCATAGTATTCTATTTTTCTTGTATCACATAAATAAGATGGGTCAAGGCATGATAGGAAGGGTGAACTTGGGAAGAGCTGGCGTGAATATGTTATGGATTATCGATCAGTGA
- the LOC123307264 gene encoding uncharacterized protein LOC123307264 isoform X1, translating into MSPVVLSTVIRGPDEFEVFPLRDNKKIVIRQKKTLKGPSRVVRLCILGVLLPALLIAVPLYFRYKIYRHQLYPLTISDMRIIDGRISTTWCQRQILRANTTFNAYLLPETPKISGRLENFSMVRHLLLEDDMKEYWGFYLLKGSVVRVSTCVRWPGASLIVIRGHKHLHECAYIGDNSSEEADETEPKDDGPANKPEEMRRHRPEVQFLKQGESDAFASNKSLIDDFQEQTNDDVSDTEGDIKEILDNLQNKTRKAKKGDFKEAKSRHGHRNSTIDNEEKKNFNITAPSYSNITSEEVIEDILLKLEKLGAKSKNIMDKLNEKFNKTAKNAAKTKREIFVETARGLLQPTEEHENIAEEVLQPDGIADHRGRVVETATNDMSNSEFWSSFSSSEEALLSCTGLILNLPLTPHHRCLSDLTDEEAEETYLMNTIAYKVPMNAYYFFVFNSENEVQQNYLRVTFNIEKRVYDLSNSLASCSNVTQNCVLDLKFLSRQKVVLQLPQRDEEVDPNMEFVAESECEPRSMLYALFVIAVPVVFILFAFT; encoded by the exons ATGTCTCCAGTTGTATTATCCACAGTTATTCGTGGTCCAGATGAATTCGAAG TATTTCCTCTGCGTGacaacaaaaaaattgtgataAGGCAAAAAAAAACTCTCAAAGGACCTTCCAGGGTGGTAAGGCTGTGTATATTAGGAGTTTTGTTACCTGCCTTGCTGATAGCAGTTCCTCTCTACTTTCGGTATAAAATTTACAGGCACCAACTTTATCCACTTACCATATCAGATATGCGCATAATAGATGGAAGAATTTCTACAACTTGGTGTCAG CGACAAATTCTTAGAGCGAACACAACTTTCAACGCTTATCTGCTTCCGGAAACTCCAAAAATTTCCGGGCGACTAGAGAACTTCTCCATGGTGCGACATCTGCTTCTCGAAGACGACATGAAGGAATATTGGGGTTTCTATCTGCTGAAAGGATCGGTGGTTAGGGTGTCCACTTGTGTTAG GTGGCCTGGAGCTTCCTTGATCGTTATCAGAGGACACAAGCATCTGCACGAATGCGCTTATATAGGAGACAATTCTTCAGAAGAGGCAGACGAGACAGAACCAAAAGATGATGGTCCTGCAAACAAGCCAGAGGAGATGCGACGTCATCGGCCAGAGGTACAATTTCTCAAACAAGGAGAATCTGACGCGTTTGCTTCCAATAAATCACTCATTGATGATTTTCAAGAGCAAACGAATGATGACGTTTCAGACACCGAAG GTGATATAAAGGAGATTTTGGACAACctacaaaataaaacgagaaaaGCAAAGAAGGGAGACTTCAAAGAGGCAAAAAGCAGACATGGTCATAGGAATTCGACAATTGACAATGAggagaagaaaaatttcaacattactGCTCCGTCATACAGCAATATAACTTCAGAAGAGGTGATCGAAGATATCCTCTTGAAATTAGAGAAACTCGGTGCCAAAAGCAAGAATATAATGGATAAACTGAACGAGAAATTTAACAAAACCGCAAAAAATGCTGCCAAAACTAAGCGTGAAATTTTCGTGGAAACTGCTCGTGGTTTACTTCAGCCTACGGAAGAACACGAAAACATTGCAGAAGAG GTCTTGCAGCCGGATGGTATAGCGGACCATCGGGGAAGAGTTGTTGAAACGGCAACCAATGATATGAGCAACAGCGAATTCTGGTCttcattttcaagttcagaagagGCTCTGCTCAGCTGTACAGGTCTGATTTTGAACCTACCGTTAACACCCCACCATAGGTGTTTATCGGACCTAACCGACGAAGAAGCGGAAGAAACTTATTTGATGAATACCATCGCTTACAA ggTTCCCATGAACGCCTACTACTTCTTCGTGTTCAACAGCGAAAATGAAGTACAGCAAAACTACCTCAGAGTTACTTTTAATATAGAAAAAAGGGTCTATGACCTGTCGAATTCCTTGGCTTCATGTTCAAACGTGACCCAGAACTGTGTACTCGACCTGAAGTTTCTTTCCAGACAAAAAGTGGTTTTGCAACTACCACAGCGTGATGAGGAGGTTGATCCGAATATGGAATTTGTCGCAGAATCTGAATGTGAACCCAGGTCTATGTTGTACGCATTGTTTGTAATCGCGGTACCGGTAGTATTTATTCTGTTTGCATTCACGTGA
- the LOC123308472 gene encoding RAB6A-GEF complex partner protein 2 has translation MTIEVTIKLTKGHVFLTGESVECSISFSHQLSANHTISQSNSNTVENVAWGSVQIYCHCFTSPKVNKDNKLQSNDTPMFAGTSLAITPESGLTVFSTKPKILFCDLKLYPGQTKTYNYKEKIPNDAPPSYRGQLVKYCYKITVGTQRVNHPVKLLKVPIRVLPLIEVSMSDAGEIYNETTEELTPTNPFLEVRQNENPLNLALQTLQNITARRNPNFYMISNKRGKVARFCLFKPAYKLGEDIVGSLDFTVATVECMQLSVALQCQEEALGLQETKLHTFSRHHEVCFGFQHTQLVLPIPLHVTPAFTTKLVNLKWNLHFEFVTIASKKHETIKSPDNWQAPSEVAIETMVWTLPIRLYSTTPAYVAQGIQSNDIHTLFIR, from the exons ATGACGATCGAGGTTACAATAAAATTGACTAAAGGACATGTTTTCCTGACTGGGGAAAGTGTAGAATGTAGTATTAGCTTTTCACACCAGTTATCAGCAAACCATACAATTTCACAAAGCAATAGTAATACAGTAGAAAATGTTGCGTGGGGCTCTGTTCAAATATATTGCCACTGTTTCACAAGTCCCAAGGTCAATAAAGATAATAAATTACAATCTAATGATACACCTATGTTTGCTGGAACATCTTTAGCGATAACTCCAGAATCAGGGTTAACAGTGTTTTCTACGAAACCTAAAATTCTATTTTGTGATTTGAAATTATATCCTGGTCAAACAAAGACAT ATAACTATAAAGAAAAAATACCTAATGATGCCCCTCCATCATATAGAGGTCAATTAGTGAAATATTGCTATAAGATAACTGTGGGTACCCAAAGAGTTAATCATCCTGTAAAATTATTGAAAGTTCCTATAAGAGTACTACCTCTTATAGAAGTTTCAATGTCAGACGCAGGAGAAATATATAACGAGACAACGGAGGAATTAACCCCAACTAATCCATTTCTTGAAGTTCGTCAGAATGAAAATCCATTGAATCTAGCACTTCAGACTCTTCAA AATATAACAGCAAGAAGAAACCCTAACTTTTATATGATATCAAATAAGAGAGGCAAAGTAGCTCGATTCTGTTTATTTAAGCCTGCTTATAAGCTTGGGGAAGACATAGTTGGGTCTCTTGATTTTACTGTTGCTACTGTAGAATGTATGCAATTATCTGTGGCACTACAATGTCAGGAAGAAGCTTTAGGTTTGCAAGAAACCAAACTTCATACTTTCAGTAGACATCATGAAGTTTGTTTTGGATTCCAACATACTCAACTTGTGTTGCCTATACCATTACATGTCACACCTGCCTTTACCACCAAATTAG TTAATCTGAAATGGAATCTACATTTTGAGTTTGTCACAATCGCATCCAAAAAACATGAAACAATTAAATCACCTGATAATTGGCAAGCTCCATCTGAAGTTGCTATCGAAACAATGGTGTGGACCCTTCCTATACGACTCTATTCCACCACACCTGCATATGTTGCTCAAGGAATTCAGTCTAATGATATTCATACACTATTCATCAGAtga
- the LOC123306829 gene encoding spliceosome-associated protein CWC27 homolog, with amino-acid sequence MSNIYILEPPTSGKILMKTTVGDIDIELWTKEAPKTCRNFIQLCLEGYYNNLIFHRVIPDFIVQGGDPNGDGTGGESIYGEPFKDEFHQRLRFTRRGLLAMANAGKDDNGSQFFFTLGATPELQNKHTIFGKVTGDTIFNMIKLQEGLIENEKPEYPHKILKTVVLNNPFPDIEPRVKKVVSEKKQKKEKKVGVKNFKLLSFGDEAEEDEEESKRENEKLVAKGKSSHDVLDDPKLSAETELVESKPEDDEPDHQQQLENIKKKLKGSSKKPIPVKASIDDKDEDEWAYGDDIEETKKRKVEELRREIKNVKKEYQSNKLKAQNEVKEKSSKDEQKESTIQQYNDEHDKYRDIKKTLLKKGSEREQFTLNLLEKFKKKLRDAKEQEDAEKEESKPEVQEDKQWMNHEFHFEDDTPVLAKDANTKDDDWFEIYDPRNPLNKRRRGETTIKNKK; translated from the exons ATGAGTAATATTTATATATTGGAACCACCTACTTCTGGAAAA ATATTGATGAAAACAACTGTTGGGGACATCGATATTGAATTATGGACTAAAGAGGCTCCTAAAACTTGTAGGAATTTCATTCAGCTTTGTTTGGAGGGTTATTACAACAACTTGATTTTTCATAGAGTTATTCCTGATTTCATTGTACAAGGTGGTGATCCTAATGGGGACGGTACAGGTGGAGAATCGATATATGGAGAACCCTTCAAAGATGAATTTCATCAAAGACTCAGATTTACCAGGAGGGGATTATTGGCTATGGCAAATGCAG GTAAAGATGATAATGGCTCCCAATTCTTCTTTACTTTGGGTGCCACACCGGAGTTGCAAAATAAACATACCATATTCGGTAAAGTAACAGGAGatacaattttcaacatgataaaATTACAAGAAGGGCTTATAGAAAATGAAAAACCAGAATATCCACATAAAATACTGAAAACAGTTGTTTTGAATAATCCCTTTCCTGACATAGAACCAAGAGTTAAAAAAGTTGTGTCAGAAAAAAagcaaaagaaagaaaaaaaagttggtGTTAA GAACTTCAAGCTTTTATCATTTGGTGATGAAGCagaagaagatgaagaagaGTCAAAAAGAGAGAATGAAAAACTTGTAGCAAAGGGAAAATCTAGTCATGATGTTCTAG ATGATCCTAAACTCAGCGCTGAAACAGAATTAGTAGAAAGTAAACCAGAAGATGATGAACCTGATCATCAACAACagttggagaatattaaaaaaaaattgaaaggttCATCTAAAAAACCAATTCCTGTGAAAGCATCTATTGATGATAAAGATGAAGATGAATGGGCTTATGGAGACGATATTGAAGAAACTAAAAAGAGAAAAGT TGAAGAACTAAGAAgggaaataaaaaatgttaagaAAGAATATCAGTCTAACAAATTGAAAGCACAAAATGAGGTCAAAGAAAAATCCAGCAAAGATGAACAAAAGGAGAGCACTATACAGCAATATAATGATGAACATGATAAATATAGGGACATAAAAAAAACTCTCCTTAAGAAAGGATCAGAGAGAGAACAATTCACATTGAATTTAttagaaaaattcaagaaaaaactgCGTGATGCCAAAGAACAAGAAGATGCTGAGAAGGAAGAGAGTAAACCGGAAGTTCAAGAAGATAAACAATG GATGAATCACGAgtttcattttgaagatgatactCCAGTATTAGCCAAAGATGCCAATACTAAAGATGATGATTGGTTTGAAATTTATGATCCTAGAAATCCATTGAACAAAAGGAGGAGAGGAGAAACAAcaataaagaataaaaaataa